Proteins encoded within one genomic window of Cryptococcus neoformans var. grubii H99 chromosome 4, complete sequence:
- a CDS encoding sentrin/sumo-specific protease yields MSSQPPKRPRSSDLQFPNPKRSRIVSYTRPKQSTNQGFLSRTFGVMSNLLGWGTPRVQESNSSDDDQSSSHSRASSPDPLDSIPRSSSHDPPSPPPPAETRRPPVRPNRDAYSSQSSPFTWSATIDRQRRPLWMDRDDETEDRSSQRVISMFSGNVGALNRRRTLRKVDDRITGIRTVLRNDQATKSFDEVVQSKPQQEVYKPKQKREIGVKAQEQASKSSSFEFVSILKNLKALQLAKEKALKPSVPSKLSPQQESKVDAHLRNPKFKVTLNVSEVEAGSLRRLKPSTWLDDEVMNAYCDLMCSRFKDGKAGRKVHFLNSFFYGKLVDQGYAAGRLKRWTKKIDIFSLDVLIFPINQGNMHWTACAINFAKKRIEYYDSMGDYGNARKQVFRKVRGYVEAEHKEKKGRAMDWEGWHDYFNKNTPQQNNGSDCGVFSCQTLEMITRGRDIVTQGFEFTAKDMPFMRRMMIYEIGEGKLEKRTWGSPAL; encoded by the exons ATGTCCTCACAACCACCAAAGCGGCCACGCTCCTCAGACTTACAATtcccaaacccaaaaaGATCACGCATAGTATCATATACACGTCCAAAGCAGTCCACAAATCAAGGCTTCCTCAGTAGGACTTTCGGCGTCATGTCAAACTTGTTGGGCTGGGGAACAC CACGAGTTCAAGAATCAAATTCcagcgatgatgatcaatcctcttctcattcacgcgcttcttctccagacCCGTTAGATTCTATACCAAGAAGCTCCTCCCACGATCCGCCatcaccacctcctccagccGAGACCCGTCGTCCCCCTGTACGACCCAATCGGGATGCTTATTCATCCCAATCATCGCCGTTTACTTGGTCAGCAACGATAGATCGTCAGAGACGGCCTTTATGGATGGATAGGGATGATGAGACGGAAGACAGATCGAGTCAGAGGGTGATTTCCATGTTCTCGGGAAACGTAGGTGCTTTAAATCGGAGGAGAACGCTTAGGAAGG TCGATGATAGGATAACGGGTATACGGACGGTTCTGCGCAATGATCAAGCCACAAAGTCATTTGACGAAGTTGTACAATCAAAACCTCAACAAGAGGTTTACAAACCTAAACAAAAACGAGAAATTGGCGTCAAAGCCCAAGAACAAGCCTCCAAGTC CTCCAGTTTTGAATTCGTCTCGATCCTCAAAAATCTCAAAGCACTCCAGCTCGCCAAAGAGAAGGCTCTCAAACCTTCCGTCCCATCCAAACTCTCTCCTCAGCAAGAATCCAAAGTTGACGCGCATCTCCGAAATCCCAAATTCAAAGTGACTCTCAACGTCTCTGAAGTGGAAGCTGGAAGTCTCAGGAGGCTCAAGCCAAGTACGTggttggatgatgaagtgATGAACGCGTACTGCGATTTGATGTGTAGCCGGTTCAAGGACGGGAAAGCGGGGAGAAAAGTTCATTTTTTGAATTCCTTCTTCTATGGCAAGCTTGTGGATCAGGGGTACGCCGCTGGACGGTTGAAGCGATGGACTAAAAAA ATCGATATCTTCTCGCTTGAtgtcctcatcttccctaTCAACCAAGGTAACATGCACTGGACCGCATGTGCCATTAACTTTGCCAAGAAGCGGATAGAGTATTACGACTCGATGGGAGACTATGGGAATGCGAGGAAACAAGTGTTTAGAAAAGTGAGAGGATATGTGGAGGCTGAAcacaaggaaaagaaggggagggcAATGGATTGGGAAGGGTGGCACGATTACTTCAACAAG AACACACCACAACAAAACAACGGTTCAGACTGTGGCGTTTTTTCGTGCCAAACATTAGAGATGATCACCCGTGGTCGAGACATTGTCACCCAGGGTTTCGAGTTCACCGCGAAGGACATGCCGTTCATGAGGAGAATGATGATTTATGAGAttggggaaggaaaatTAGAGAAGAGGACATGGGGTTCGCCTGCGTTATAG
- a CDS encoding histone H2A.Z yields MSSKVGGGKGGKSKTSSEAKVLTTRSSKAGLQFPVGRIHRFLRNKNANNVRIGAKAAVYVASIMEYLTAEVLELAGNAAKDLRVKRITPRHLQLAIRGDEELDLLIRATIAGGGVLPHIHKSLVAKNAPLKKPKALNA; encoded by the exons ATGTCCTCTAAAGTTGGTGGCGGTAAAGGTGGAAAGTCTAAGACTTCCTCAGAAGCCAAGGTTTTGACCACTAGGTCATCCAAAGCTGGGCTTCAG TTTCCTGTGGGCCGTATTCACCG ATTTTTGAGAAACAAGAACGCCAATAACGTTCGTATTGGCGCGAAGGCAGCTGTTTATGTGGCATCCATCATGGAGTATCTGACTGCCGAGGTCCTTGAGCTCGCTG GTAACGCTGCCAAAGACCTCCGCGTGAAACGTATCACTCCTCGACACCTGCAACTTGCTATTCGTGGAGACGAAGAGCTTGATCTACTTATCCGAGCTACCATTGCAGGTGGTGGTGTTCTGCCTCATATTCATAAG TCTCTTGTCGCCAAGAATGCCCCCCTCAAGAAGCCAAAGGCCCTCAATGCTTAG
- a CDS encoding bud site selection protein 31, which produces MPKIRTQRTKPPPEGFDDIQDVLEDYEKKMRDAESESHEGKRKVEAVWPIMRLSHARSRYIYDLYYKRELISRELYDWLLKQGYADANLIAKWKKNGYEKLCCVRCIQTRDMNFQGSTCICRVPKAQLKKGTVVECPHCGCRGCASSD; this is translated from the exons ATGCCCAAGATAAGAACACAACGTACAAAGCCTCCTCCTGAGGGGTTCGACGATATCCA GGATGTCCTCGAAGACtacgagaagaagatgcgaGATGCTGAGAGTGAATCTCACGAAGGAAAGCGAAAGGTTGAGGCTGTGTG GCCGATTATGCGACTATCACACGCTCGTTCCCGATACATCTACGATCTTTACTACAAGCGCGAGCTTATTTCACGAGAACTCTACGACTGGCTTTTAAAACAGGGATATGCCGACGCCAACCTCATAgcaaagtggaagaagaatggcTACGAGAAGCTGTGCTGTGTACGATGTATTCAAACTCGCGATATGAACTTTCAAGGATCAACCTGCATCTGTAGAGTACCCAAGGCGCAGTTGAAAAAGGGCACAGTTGTCGAATGTCCTCATTGTG GTTGTCGAGGTTGTGCTTCATCAGATTAG
- a CDS encoding U3 small nucleolar ribonucleoprotein LCP5 — MESDAEVILSTDEVLKLFGTIQTAVDATTSSSTPLLNKVQNKDEDLDFANGLSLLNLRPHLLLSSLHQLVILLALRLASSTEATPDPSTSTALSIPFPNPRSRPELTDDNVLNEIAGELVMNQEVMDKVRGLENKLEYQIKKLVGLAEAEEKRGKDVVEDVEEDPLSFRPNPSAITSRTSPKPTRGGSPTGSDDEKSGVYRPPRVAAVPYSEAAPQGRERERRAPALLSEFAATMDSAPLLESTSGLSVRPVTSAAAKYSNSVSAKRAAELKRIEEFEEENMTRLVTSKREAKRRRDDEAALAMGFGVGPSRGRRGRNGLEAELEGVLGDRRDKGVWDGVSGKFGQRGDALERGKKRVSGTGSTSGKAKKARFEKELARRRK, encoded by the exons ATGGAAAGCGACGCTGAGGTTATTCTTTCTACGGATGAGGTTCTGAAATTATTTGGGACTATTCAGACAGCTGTTGATGCAactacttcttcttctactccATTATTAAACAA AGTCCAAAACAAAGACGAGGATCTTGACTTTGCCAATggtctttcccttctcaatctccgCCCTCACCTCCTCTTGTCATCCCTTCACCAACTCGTCATCCTGCTTGCTTTACGGTTAGCATCCTCAACCGAGGCTACTCCCGATCCGTCCACTTCCACAGCCCTTTCTATCCCTTTTCCAAACCCCCGTTCTCGACCGGAACTTACAGACGATAATGTGTTAAATGAGATCGCGGGGGAGTTGGTAATGAACCAAGAAGTCATGGACAAAGTGAGAGGGTTGGAGAACAAGTTGGAGTACCAGATTAAGAAGCTGGTCGGCCTTGCCGAGgctgaagagaagagaggcaaGGATGTTGTCGAAGAcgtcgaagaag ACCCATTATCATTCCGACCCAACCCATCTGCTATTACCTCCCGAACATCTCCTAAGCCCACCCGTGGCGGTTCCCCAACTGGTTCAGACGACGAGAAATCCGGCGTCTACCGTCCCCCGCGTGTCGCTGCTGTCCCCTATTCCGAAGCTGCTCCCCAGGGCCGCGAGAGAGAGCGTCGCGCTCCCGCGCTCCTGTCCGAGTTTGCCGCCACCATGGACTCTGCGCCCTTACTTGAATCTACTTCTGGTCTCTCCGTTCGTCCGGTcacttctgctgctgccaaaTATTCCAACTCTGTCAGCGCTAAGCGTGCCGCagagttgaagaggatcgAAGAAttcgaagaagagaacatGACTCGATTGGTAACCAGCAAGAGAGAAGccaagagaagaagagacgacGAGGCCGCTTTGGCGATGGGCTTCGGTGTTGGGCCGAGCAGAggtagaagaggaagaaatggtCTGGAGGCAGAATTGGAAGGTGTGCTTGGAGACAGAAGAGACAAGGGAGTCTGGGATGGTGTTTCAGGCAAGTTTGGTCAGAGGGGGGATGCTTTGGAGcgtggaaagaagagggtcaGCGGCACTGGCTCTACGAGCggcaaggccaagaaggctAGGTTTGAGAAGGAGCTTGCTAGGAGACGAAAGTAA
- a CDS encoding transcriptional regulator Nrg1: MSTEASPHQTQHLPSSYPHHPACLPSNEPPRMPNPASSLPDAANGSHSFTADLSINSIKTEDSMSDHSAVAGQPSQPSKGKNGATGPAEGKAKPHVCPICQRGFTTGGHLQRHHRIHTGVKAFKCPFPGCETRTSRQDNLQQHYRTHLSPTLRRGSGSAARAAVNAAMEAAGLKSSSSRQPRKSKSATGTPTSATASHFPSPYATNPGPNPYAAYMYDQQHGYPPPYPLPPGVTMTQPQSAASSRVPSPVNGHSAAGSLPPAHQQSFFSQPYTPTYASYPSVHQQPPYRYPTGGIPYPAGPYSHHSLYSSSIAPEHSQHMYSPMQSSFAAHSREGSYGLSASAYGGRSPASGAYGHPRR; encoded by the exons ATGTCTACAGAAGCATCACCTCACCAAACCCAACATCTACCTTCGTCGTACCCCCATCACCCCGCGTGTCTTCCCTCCAACGAGCCTCCTCGCATGCCCAATcctgcctcttctcttcctgaCGCCGCAAATGGTTCCCACTCGTTTACCGCAGATCTATCAATCAACTCGATTAAGACGGAGGACTCAATGAGTGATCATTCTGCCGTGGCAGGTCAACCATCTCAACCATCAAAGGGGAAAAATGGCGCCACAGGACCAGCGGAGGGAAAGGCGAAACCGCACGTATGCCCTATTTGCCAGAGAGGGTTTACTACTGGAGGACACCTACAGAGACATCATAGGATTCACACTGGCGTGAAAGCGTTCAAGTGTCCATTTCCTGGATGCGAGACAAGAACCAGTCGGCAAGATAATTTGCAACAACA CTATCGAACTCATCTGTCTCCTACGCTCCGTCGAGGTTCGGGCTCAGCGGCTCGGGCGGCGGTGAACGCTGCGATGGAGGCAGCGGGGTTGaagtcctcttcttctcgacaGCCACGGAAGTCAAAAAGCGCAACCGGCACGCCCACTTCAGCGACTGCTAGCCATTTCCCTTCACCATATGCCACCAATCCAGGTCCTAACCCCTACGCTGCCTACATGTATGACCAGCAGCATGgctatcctcctccatacCCTCTTCCACCAGGGGTAACTATGACTCAGCCTCAATCTGCCGCTTCCAGCCGCGTACCATCTCCTGTCAATGGGCATTCTGCTGCCGGCTCTTTACCTCCTGCACACCAGcaatccttcttttctcagCCTTACACACCCACTTACGCCTCTTATCCCAGCGTCCATCAGCAACCCCCGTACAGGTATCCCACAGGTGGCATACCCTATCCTGCTGGGCCATACTCGCACCACAGCCTGTATTCTTCTAGTATCGCTCCTGAACATAGCCAACACATGTACAGCCCCATGCAAAGCAGCTTTGCTGCACACTCGAGGGAAGGGTCTTACGGACTTTCGGCTTCCGCCTATGGTGGGCGGAGCCCAGCCTCGGGTGCTTATGGGCACCCTCGTAGATAG
- a CDS encoding stomatin family protein, with the protein MSAPAPDHNKPSMDGTTINFNNSAKGHNEPLPMAEETNELDRYVTDDLPRQPRMAAKPQVPDAIMAVQPLRKNEMQPSYAQDLGTGAIDHGCYGSMMNVLGECIGALGMIPCCPCPNPFNNVSQGSVGLVSRFGQFYKSVDPGLVKVNVCTENVRVVDVKIQLTSVPRQTVQTKDNVSVEVDSVICWHVISPYRAAFGINDVRSALVERAQTTLRQVVGGRVLQSVISDREGLAHEVAEIIEATAEKWGVAIESILLKDINFSVELQQSLSSAATQKRIGESKVIAARAEVDAAKLMRQAADILASPAAMQIRQLEALQNMARSSGSKVVFVPMNLGTMGAAGMQDVAHQIAASGHDERADAGPSTATNAGLISSMANV; encoded by the exons ATGTCTGCCCCAGCTCCCGACCACAACAAGCCATCCATGGACGGCACAACGATCAACTTCAACAACAGCGCCAAGGGCCACAACGAACCGCTTCCCATGGCCGAGGAGACCAACGAGCTCGACCGCTATGTCACAGACGACTTGCCCAGGCAGCCGAGGATGGCTGCCAAGCCCCAGGTGCCCGACGCTATCATG GCCGTTCAGCCCTTGAGGAAGAACGAGATGCAACCCTCTTATGCGCAAGATCTGGGTACCGGCGCCATTGAT CACGGATGCTATGGCTCCATGATGAACGTGCTTGGTGAATGCATCGGTGCTCTGGGTATGATCCCCTGCTGCCCTTGCCCCAACCCTTTCAACAATGTCTCTCAGGGTTCCGTTGGTTTAGTTTCCCGCTTTGGTCAGTTCTACAAG TCTGTCGACCCGGGTTTGGTCAAGGTCAATGTCTGCACTGAGAATGTCAGAGTTGTTG ATGTTAAGATCCAACTCACTTCCGTTCCCCGTCAGACCGTCCAAACTAAAGACAATGTTTCTGTTGAGGTTGACAGTGTAATCTGCTGGCATG TCATCTCTCCTTACCGAGCGGCATTTGGAATCAATGACGTGAGGTCTGCTTTGGTGGAGCGTGCCC AAACTACCCTTCGTCAGGTAGTCGGTGGAAGA GTCCTCCAAAGCGTAATCTCCGACCGCGAAGGCCTTGCTCATGAAGTTGCCGAGATC ATTGAAGCTACCGCCGAGAAGTGGGGTGTTGCCATCGAATCAATCCTTCTCAAGGACATTAATTTCTCTGTCGAATTGCAGCAATCTCTTTCTAGTGCTGCCACTCAGAAGAGGATTGGTGAATCCAAGGTTATCGCTGCTAGGGCCGAGGTTGATGCCGCCAAGTTGATGAGGCAAGCTGCCGAC ATTCTTGCATCACCAGCTGCTATGCAGATCCGTCAACTCGAAGCTCTCCAGAACATGGCTCGATCATCTGGCAGCAAGGTTGTCTTTG TCCCTATGAACCTCGGAACAATGGGTGCAGCTGGTATGCAAGACGTAGCGCACCAAATCGCCGCCTCTGGTCACGACGAGCGTGCAGATGCTGGGCCAAGTACTGCAACCAACGCTGGCCTTATCAGCTCTATGGCCAACGTCTAA